The Aedes aegypti strain LVP_AGWG chromosome 1, AaegL5.0 Primary Assembly, whole genome shotgun sequence sequence GATTTCTTGTTCCGTATTGGTTTCCATTTCTTCGCCAAGCGTCCAAAAATGGAACGCTTGTAACTCAAGTGAGATTCGATAAATTGCAGTAGTTTCGGTACATTTATGAACATGTCGTCGTCAGTTTTAAGCAGATACGTTGCATTCGGACAGTTAGTGCTCGTCCACTCGAGTAGTGATAATGTCTTCAGTGTGAGATTCCGGTAGCTGTCGATAAAATTTCCTCTAATAATATCACTGTACATGTAGTTTTCCGCCGACAGTTGATCCTCAATGCGTTGATCCATGGTGCGTCCCAGCACAAAACCGATCGATATATCCCGTCGAATACCGTAGTGCCCCCAGGACTGCCTAATGGACAACCTTTGTTCGCGATGGGTCGGCGCTGAAGTGACCAGTATAAGTAGATTCACGTCAGATCCTTTGTTCGGACAAATGTTAGTTATAGTGGACGGGTCATCCATGTGACCACGCTCATAAATATCTTTAGTCTTAACTACTTTTTCCGTTGTGACGTCAGCGGGTTTGGCGGGAATTGCTTTAACCGTGGATGTGACATTTTTACTGGTAGGTATGATCAACCTCTTGACTTCTTCCACCGGCTGGGATTCCGATAGTTTGTCTATTCGTTGTATATTATCATTTTCCGCGTCTATTTTGACCGTAGACTCATTTGAGATTAGTGTCGCCTCGCCAAGTTTTTGCAACACATTTGTAATGTTAGTAGATGAACCACAGCCATTCGCTAGGAAGGTAAAGAATCCGCAATTCTTTCGACTCGGTTGTTTCTCCTGCTGCACCGATCGTGATGTCGAGTTTGCCACTTGAAACGCGGCATAGTACTTATCCGAACTATTGGAACGTAACTCCGGGTATCGTTTTAAGGGTGGTATGTCAAACTGTCGACTATTCAGTGTGGAATAGAATATGATGGTCGCCAGTATGATAACACCGAATATCAAATGTGTGATGCGAAAATTTGTGTAGCACATTTTTTTCTGCAGTAATGATCTAAccattttccatggaaaacctagaattgaaataaaaatgtgATTAGCGGAACGAGCTTATCAAAGCTTGAATGATATCGTCACTTTATCCCATAAAGAACATCTGGTGTGATTGCGGTTATCAATGGCCAAAATGAAGTACCTACTTTAAGTTCCCATTTGTTCCATAATTCGAGGGAAATGCGAATAATATCAGCTACCACATTTTGAATTTGAGCAGAATTTCACTTCGAATCTGCACATTTCAAATAAAGTGTAACATTATTCCTTAGTGCAATGCTTCCcattagggatcgttcaaatattacgtaacgcaataggGGGAGAGAGGGGGTCTTacgatccatacaaaaatttaaaattttccatacaaaagctgttacgtgggggagggagagggtctaaatatggcaaattttgcgttacgtaatatttgaatgaacccttagggCTAACGGCGCACCATTATAAACTGATTCAATCCcactaatgattttttttttttcaagcatggcATCAAATTATCACAATGTTTTTGACACATTCGTCATTCTCCAAGCGCGACCTTGCAGCAatagcaacagcagcagcagcagcgaagaGGCGAATTCCGAGATTAGCTAGTTGTAAAAATTGCTTACATGGCATACGAAGAAGACGTTCTTAACGCAGCATTAAATTGGTCATCATTGTTTGGTTGGAGAGCCCGAACATGTACATAGAGACGCGACAACCTCAGTTGGTAGTTAATAGCGACGAGTTAACTACTACTGAACACACTTGTATCCGACGACAGTGGTTCCTAATGTGACGTTGTGGCGGACCGGCTATTAAGGAGCGcaaaattgaataaaagaaAATACTTTAATATCTTCTCAATGGTCGTTCTTGTTCCGTATGTGACCACTTATTTTACGACAGACATTTAATTATTGTTTGCTTTAAGGACTGGGTGgcgaaatcaaaatttcaaaattcttaagTTTTGCTatcgttcgatcgattttgctGAGATTTTCAGGGAAAATCTCAAATGAGTTATAGGGTAACTCGGGGCATTTATTATTCTATATGATAAGATTTGATTTGACATGTTTTATTCATGCTTAGGCGAATAGagaaaaaatgatgattttttctctagagaaaaaaataaatttcatgtAGGTTGACCCATCTTGCCCCGTACAAAAATTACGGGGTGAGATGGGTCACGATTTGAAAATTGCTCATTACTTATTGTAgcttacatttttttaatcaGCTATGAAGAAAAGAAATCCATTAGATTTTTATCCAGGGATTCACAGAAATCCATTTTTAGGTGATCCATCTTGCCCCGTCCCACCATATTTTTGATTCATATATTACtaattttgaattctgtgatGGTTCCGGAGTTAGGTCCAAATGTgt is a genomic window containing:
- the LOC5578713 gene encoding beta-1,3-galactosyltransferase 5 isoform X1, translating into MPCFPWKMVRSLLQKKMCYTNFRITHLIFGVIILATIIFYSTLNSRQFDIPPLKRYPELRSNSSDKYYAAFQVANSTSRSVQQEKQPSRKNCGFFTFLANGCGSSTNITNVLQKLGEATLISNESTVKIDAENDNIQRIDKLSESQPVEEVKRLIIPTSKNVTSTVKAIPAKPADVTTEKVVKTKDIYERGHMDDPSTITNICPNKGSDVNLLILVTSAPTHREQRLSIRQSWGHYGIRRDISIGFVLGRTMDQRIEDQLSAENYMYSDIIRGNFIDSYRNLTLKTLSLLEWTSTNCPNATYLLKTDDDMFINVPKLLQFIESHLSYKRSIFGRLAKKWKPIRNKKSKYYVSPEQYFPPVFPPFCTGPAYLMTSDIIVELYNKSLSQTYLKLEDVYTTGIVAQLLNIHRINIKEFLNRRIAFNQCNIKKSISIHMIKTNEQYDLWKKLSDNSVQCK
- the LOC5578713 gene encoding beta-1,3-galactosyltransferase 5 isoform X2 → MVRSLLQKKMCYTNFRITHLIFGVIILATIIFYSTLNSRQFDIPPLKRYPELRSNSSDKYYAAFQVANSTSRSVQQEKQPSRKNCGFFTFLANGCGSSTNITNVLQKLGEATLISNESTVKIDAENDNIQRIDKLSESQPVEEVKRLIIPTSKNVTSTVKAIPAKPADVTTEKVVKTKDIYERGHMDDPSTITNICPNKGSDVNLLILVTSAPTHREQRLSIRQSWGHYGIRRDISIGFVLGRTMDQRIEDQLSAENYMYSDIIRGNFIDSYRNLTLKTLSLLEWTSTNCPNATYLLKTDDDMFINVPKLLQFIESHLSYKRSIFGRLAKKWKPIRNKKSKYYVSPEQYFPPVFPPFCTGPAYLMTSDIIVELYNKSLSQTYLKLEDVYTTGIVAQLLNIHRINIKEFLNRRIAFNQCNIKKSISIHMIKTNEQYDLWKKLSDNSVQCK